A window of the Oryctolagus cuniculus unplaced genomic scaffold, mOryCun1.1 SCAFFOLD_55, whole genome shotgun sequence genome harbors these coding sequences:
- the LOC127482659 gene encoding LOW QUALITY PROTEIN: zinc finger protein 286A-like (The sequence of the model RefSeq protein was modified relative to this genomic sequence to represent the inferred CDS: substituted 1 base at 1 genomic stop codon), which yields METRPKSKDSTSVQDFSKEDSCLVAIIERLTKNNGLETALECDNWLENMQGSQERHLRETFTHMNSLPEETDHEHDVYWENYSQKSVLATQDRVPRGSFSFHTLDKRLKQKLSLMKKQRTFKEKKPHQCNDCGGLFTYHSVLIRHQRVHTGEKPYTCSECGESFSHRANLTKHQRTCTRILFECNECKKTFTESLSLPVHQRIHIGEIPYECSECGKGFNXSTHLVQHQLIHTGVKPYECNECDKVFLHLSALIKHQRTHTGEKPYKCQECGKAFSHCSSLTKHQRVHTREKLYECSECGQTFSQSTHLVQHQRTHTGEKPYECSECGKTFSRSSNFAEHQRIRIGKKPCECRECRKAFIHSSAPIQHQRTHTGEKPFRGNECGKSLKCSSSLSRHQRIHTEEQPWNIPECEIIYVFAGRDSFWRVKHRSRDHGCRVFFHWTSGITDF from the coding sequence ATGGAGACAAGACCCAAGAGCAAGGATTCAACTTCAGTGCaagatttttccaaagaagattcCTGCCTGGTTGCAATAATAGAGAGACTGACAAAGAATAATGGCTTGGAAACAGCTCTTGAATGTGACAATTGGTTAGAGAATATGCAAGGAAGTCAGGAGAGACACTTGAGAGAAACGTTCACCCACATGAATTCATTACCTGAAGAAACAGATCATGAACATGACGTTTACTGGGAGAACTACAGTCAGAAGTCTGTTCTTGCCACTCAAGACAGAGTTCCCAGAGGATCCTTTTCCTTTCATACACTTGATAAAAGATTGAAACAGAAGTTGAGCTTAATGAAAAAGCAGAgaacttttaaagagaaaaagccTCATCAGTGCAATGATTGTGGTGGACTCTTCACTTACCATTCAGTACTTATTCGACACCAGAGAgtccacactggagagaaaccttacaCCTGCAGTGAATGTGGGGAATCTTTTAGCCACAGAGCTAATTTAACAAAGCATCAGAGAACTTGTACTAGAATTCTCTTTGAGTGCAACGAATGCAAGAAAACCTTCACAGAAAGCTTGTCCCTTCCAgttcatcagagaattcacattgGAGAAATACCTTATGAATGCAGCGAATGTGGGAAGGGTTTTAACTGAAGTACACATCTTGTGCAACATCAGTTGATTCATACTGGAGTTAAGCCCTATGAGTGTAATGAATGTGATAAAGTGTTCCTTCATTTATCAGCACTCATTAAACATCAAAGaactcatactggagagaaaccctataaatgtcaagaatgtgggaaagcctttagcCACTGTTCATCCCTTACTAAGCACCAGAGGGTTCATACCAGGGAAAAGCTATATGAATGTAGCGAATGTGGACAAACTTTTAGTCAAAGCACACATCTTGTTCAGCATCAGAGaactcatactggagagaaaccctatgaGTGTAGTGAATGTGGGAAAACCTTTAGTCGGAGCTCAAATTTTGCTGAACATCAAAGAATTCGTATTGGAAAGAAACCCTGTGAATGTAGAGAGTGCAGAAaagccttcattcattcatcagctCCTATTCAACACCAGAGAACTCATACTGGAGAGAAGCCCTTTAGAGGTAATGAATGTGGGAAAAGCTTGAAGTGTAGTTCATCCCTCAGCAGACATCAAAGAATTCACACTGAAGAACAACCCTGGAACATCCCTGAATGTGAAATAAT